In a genomic window of Brettanomyces nanus chromosome 1, complete sequence:
- the YPT32 gene encoding Rab GTPase ypt32 (BUSCO:EOG09343RTZ), giving the protein MSDTADDYSYDYEYLFKIVLIGDSSVGKTNLLSRFTRDEFNPDSRATIGVEFATRTLEINGKRIKAQIWDTAGQERYRAITAAYYRGAVGALVVYDISNSDSYESVSRWLKEMKEHADANIVIALVGNKSDLEHLRAVPTEEAKNFAAEHNLLFTEASALNADNVEFTFHQLIKSIYEMVSKRKFDMDGAEGSGNRDLNSKTITLTPAPKDKKVSKNSNCC; this is encoded by the coding sequence ATGTCTGATACAGCTGACGATTATTCATATGACTACGaatatcttttcaaaatcgTGTTGATTGGAGATTCAAGCGTTGGTAAGACAAATCTTTTGTCTCGTTTCACCAGAGATGAGTTCAATCCTGATTCTAGAGCCACTATTGGCGTTGAGTTTGCCACTAGAACGTTGGAGATTAATGGAAAGAGAATCAAGGCACAGATCTGGGATACTGCTGGACAAGAGAGGTACAGGGCCATTACTGCTGCCTATTATAGAGGAGCAGTTGGTGCATTGGTAGTGTACGATATCTCCAACTCTGATTCATATGAATCTGTTTCTAGGTggttgaaagagatgaaggagCATGCAGATGCTAACATAGTGATAGCGCTTGTGGGTAACAAGTCCGATTTGGAACATTTGAGAGCGGTTCCAACTGAGGAGGCCAAAAACTTCGCCGCTGAGCATAACTTGTTGTTTACTGAGGCCTCTGCTTTAAATGCAGACAACGTCGAGTTTACCTTTCATCAGTTGATAAAGAGCATATATGAGATGGTGTCGAAGAGGAAGTTCGACATGGACGGCGCTGAAGGTTCTGGCAACCGAGATTTGAACAGTAAGACAATCACTCTAACGCCTGCACCAAAGGATAAAAAGGTCTCTAAGAACTCCAACTGCTGCTGA
- a CDS encoding uncharacterized protein (EggNog:ENOG41) produces MDFIWFIFSIPSVIDTFLTSRHAANSIDGPSDIDKINESKLAEEAIQRSSGYRAVNIPSYFTGELEDSIDLQIKSLLYDYRRLKINALSPFLKQDPTSGGYDFDYVHSSYTKPSDTKEDDFIHNKRLDTIYNLTRFKEELLNNPYRVLIDYIKNRFRSLLILSDSPDQMHQLPELNTAQHFEFLVLRPNDSEEKYVDVLVNKSGIYNEHGVNKKLRMQILMKVMNRQRDLCGPNTFNKDDRASIIKCYLENLGLHIQVERIYRATLKSKRKEACEALIKLSGDKSFETSTNLKRRRSQMVTQDITTGNCLHINEEKPVVVSTNLFDETTPHTNNGRPVTLGCSAEKFENIYISETTSDTHLRASDSESQASSSASSCSTSKFFSTEEKLLFYEQSKMAVRIRIERERLYLI; encoded by the coding sequence ATGGATTTCATATGGTTCATATTCTCAATTCCTTCTGTGATTGATACATTCCTCACTTCTAGACATGCTGCAAATAGTATCGATGGGCCTAGCGATATTGATAAGATAAATGAGTCCAAATTAGCTGAAGAGGCCATCCAGCGATCTTCCGGATACAGAGCGGTAAACATCCCAAGCTACTTTACAGGTGAACTAGAGGACTCCATCGACTTGCAGATcaaatctcttctctatgATTATCGACGACTTAAAATCAATGCATTGAGTCCATTTCTGAAACAGGATCCTACATCAGGAGGATATGACTTTGACTACGTACATTCATCTTACACCAAACCCAGTGATACAAAGGAGGATGATTTCATACACAACAAAAGATTGGATACCATATATAATCTCACACGGTTCAAAGAGGAACTATTGAATAACCCCTATCGAGTCCTAATCGACTACATAAAGAATAGGTTTCGTTCTTTGCTAATTCTCAGCGACTCACCCGACCAGATGCATCAACTTCCGGAATTGAATACTGCACAGCATTTTGAATTTCTTGTGTTGAGGCCAAACGATTCAGAAGAGAAGTATGTCGATGTACTTGTTAACAAATCTGGCATATACAACGAACATGGAGTAAACAAGAAACTCAGGATGcaaatattgatgaaagtgatgaaTCGACAGCGTGATCTCTGCGGTCCCAACACCTTCAATAAGGATGACAGAGCTAGTATTATTAAATGCTATCTTGAGAATTTGGGACTACATATTCAAGTCGAAAGAATATATAGGGCTACACTTaaatcaaagagaaaagaggcTTGTGAGGCGCTGATCAAGCTTTCCGGAGACAAATCCTTTGAAACCTCTACGAATCTTAAACGACGAAGATCTCAGATGGTGACTCAGGATATTACCACTGGTAACTGTCTTCATATAAACGAAGAAAAGCCCGTGGTTGTTTCAACGAACTTATTTGATGAGACCACACCGCACACGAATAATGGAAGACCTGTCACTCTTGGTTGCAgtgctgaaaaattcgaGAACATCTACATTTCTGAAACCACATCTGATACACATCTGAGGGCATCTGATTCAGAGTCACAAGCATCAAGTAGTGCCAGTAGCTGCAGCACCAGTAAGTTTTTTTCCacagaagagaaactaCTATTCTATGAACAGAGTAAGATGGCTGTTAGAATAcgaattgaaagagaaagactCTATTTGATTTGA
- a CDS encoding uncharacterized protein (BUSCO:EOG09341COZ), producing MLIELDLIESSITKRIRRNPDIYIPSITSKDHGILGRKKRISPSETLLQQHEIKHFIDRYKIQVKKLSKLSSEMDADLTDELKVMKSEEAFEIFVKLYKKSIEEDKNQAFLKTKKDWQIYDMFSSNDDYLELRQRFDGQKTNDKEISKKKRHLYRVLSEFCKDMTLSSIFSRTEEFGKYLDLHTQYKKWLVLPRIKPINTDKIPGYLEYLGEITKFDDDLFNKSDQYYEYLMDLSAYIERYWIKINPLMRPERSLVSIKNRFTEMHFKEPREQGIYCMACKKTFAKDTVYNSHLNGKKHRKSVTENRRGEVLKLEYFIKEVLTTLLADQMSKTQSETERFNLLTVRERQMELTKIQDISLYEIDYFATDSDDDVVGADAEAYGSNANGNIEDDEDGHGQNYNPLNLPLGPDGSPIPYWLWKASGLGLEFGCEVCGNIEYHGRRAFSNHFSEPRHVNGLQMLGVTEDFSLYKDLNKIDDVLKLLGNLQKRQREIIHLKESGEEVEDEDGNALSKKAYQQLKKQGLL from the exons ATGCTAATA GAACTTGATCTTATTGAGTCCTCCATTACAAAGCGAATCCGGAGGAACCCTGATATCTATATTCCTTCTATAACTTCAAAGGACCATGGCATCCTTggtagaaagaaaaggatatCACCTAGCGAAACCTTGTTACAGCAGCATGAAATCAAACATTTCATAGATAGATACAAGATTCAGGTGAAAAAACTATCCaagctttcttctgaaATGGATGCCGATTTAACAGATGAGTTAAAAGTGATGAAAAGTGAAGAGGCTTTTGAGATCTTCGTGAAACTTTACAAGAAGTctattgaagaggataaAAATCAGGCATTTCTAAAGACTAAGAAAGATTGGCAGATATACGATatgttctcttcaaatgatgACTATCTCGAACTACGACAAAGGTTTGACGGACAGAAAACGAAtgacaaagaaatcagtaaaaagaaaaggcaTCTCTATAGAGTGCTTAGTGAGTTTTGCAAAGACATGACGTTGTCTTCGATTTTTTCCCGTACAGAAGAGTTTGGGAAATACCTAGATCTACACACACAGTACAAGAAGTGGCTAGTGCTTCCGAGAATCAAGCCAATCAATACCGACAAAATTCCTGGATATTTGGAGTACCTTGGTGAAATCACTAAATTTGACGATGATTTGTTCAACAAGAGTGATCAATATTACGAATATCTAATGGATCTATCCGCATACATTGAAAGATACTGGATTAAAATAAATCCATTAATGAGACCGGAAAGATCTCTCGTGAGTATCAAAAATCGATTTACAGAAATGCACTTCAAGGAACCAAGAGAACAAGGTATTTATTGCATGGCTTGCAAGAAGACATTTGCGAAGGATACCGTGTATAACTCCCATCTTAATGGTAAGAAACATCGGAAGTCTGTGACTGAGAATCGCAGGGGAGAGGTGCTAAAGTTAGAGTATTTCATTAAAGAGGTACTTACTACCTTATTAGCAGATCAGATGTCAAAGACACAAAGCGAAACAGAGAGATTTAATCTACTTACTGTAAGAGAACGGCAGATGGAGTTGACCAAAATACAGGATATTTCGCTTTACGAAATAGACTATTTTGCAACAGACTCTGATGACGATGTTGTGGGAGCAGACGCAGAAGCATATGGCTCAAATGCAAATGGAAATATCGAGGATGACGAAGACGGTCATGGCCAAAATTACAATCCACTCAATCTTCCATTAGGCCCAGACGGGTCACCAATACCTTACTGGTTATGGAAGGCCAGTGGATTGGGACTGGAATTTGGTTGTGAGGTTTGTGGAAATATCGAGTACCACGGAAGACGTGCTTTCAGCAACCATTTTTCCGAACCAAGACATGTAAATGGTTTGCAGATGCTCGGTGTTACCGAGGATTTTTCTCTCTACAAGGACTTGaataaaattgatgatgtgCTAAAATTACTAGGGAATCTTCAGAAGAGGCAGCGTGAAATTATTCATCTTAAAGAGTCTGGcgaggaagttgaagatgaggacgGAAATGCACTCAGCAAAAAGGCTTACCAGCAGTTGAAAAAACAGGGATTGTTATAA
- the MRP17 gene encoding mitochondrial ribosomal small subunit component — translation MLYELVAIARISDPLALHTEAKELASTIGKLVIQNKGVVREIVSLGAKPLPKIMKKANERHFQGSHFLMLFDSSSAVQREILRSLKNDPRVIRANVIKVDDSTDMSPGSSVSRVMSALKDTGYEGL, via the coding sequence ATGCTTTACGAACTCGTGGCAATTGCTCGTATATCTGATCCTCTTGCCCTTCATACTGAGGCTAAGGAGCTTGCATCAACTATCGGTAAATTAGTGATACAAAATAAGGGTGTGGTGAGAGAGATAGTGTCATTAGGTGCAAAGCCGCTACCCAAAATTATGAAAAAGGCCAATGAAAGGCATTTTCAAGGGTCccattttttgatgctGTTTGACTCTTCCAGTGCTGTACAAAGAGAGATATTgagatctttgaaaaatgatcCTCGGGTTATCAGAGCTAATGTGATCAAGGTTGACGATTCCACGGACATGAGTCCCGGTTCAAGTGTCAGCAGAGTAATGTCCGCACTTAAAGACACGGGATACGAAGGACTGTAA
- a CDS encoding uncharacterized protein (BUSCO:EOG0934447F): MFQWIFGKRLTPQEQMRRNQRQLEKTQRELEREKMKLQQQEKQLIRDIKKNAKVGQVATVKVQAKDLIRTRKQMVKFDRMKTQIQAISLRLQTMRSSTQMTTSMKSATRILSGLNGNLNLNQLGRITQEFQKSMDVMDQKQEMVDDVMDDMMDDELEEDDEEEVDEVVNQVLDEVGVGLHDKLGESAVPEGGIESKSTEAIQNKPQLVGADGGSADDDLQARLDSLKR; the protein is encoded by the coding sequence ATGTTTCAATGGATTTTTGGGAAAAGATTAACTCCCCAAGAGCAAATGAGGAGGAATCAGCGTCAGTTGGAGAAAACGCAAAGAGAATTGGAGCGTGAGAAAATGAAATTACAACAACAAGAGAAACAGCTTATACGGGATATCAAGAAAAACGCCAAGGTTGGTCAGGTAGCAACCGTGAAGGTTCAGGCCAAGGATTTGATACGTACAAGGAAGCAGATGGTGAAGTTTGATAGAATGAAGACACAAATACAGGCTATTTCGTTGAGGTTACAGACGATGAGGTCTTCTACACAGATGACCACTTCTATGAAAAGTGCTACAAGGATATTGAGCGGTTTAAATGGAAACCTCAATCTGAATCAGTTGGGTAGAATCACCCAGGAATTCCAGAAGTCGATGGATGTCATGGACCAAAAGCAGGAAATGGTGGATGATGTCATGGATGACATGATGGATGACGAattagaagaagatgatgaagaagaagttgacgaGGTGGTGAACCAAGTCTTGGATGAAGTGGGTGTTGGGTTGCACGATAAATTAGGAGAATCAGCCGTTCCTGAAGGGGGCATCGAGTCAAAGAGTACTGAAGCTATTCAAAATAAACCCCAACTTGTTGGGGCCGATGGTGGCAGtgcagatgatgatcttcagGCTAGGCTAGATAGCTTGAAGAGATGA
- a CDS encoding uncharacterized protein (BUSCO:EOG09343QMU): protein MSSLGEFDTTSFKNSTFRLDRPSAYLVNKARRDEANGYSNLKKSMESATVYIGKLSFTTTEEQLFELFSDCGTIKQIIMGLDKNKLTPTGFCFIIFQKANSALNAVKFLNKSKINGKPMDIDLDPGFEEGRQFGRGLDGGQKQHVLQRRRLKRRYRERYDDRGSRGDRGDRDNRGNWGSRGNRGDFGDRGDRGGDRNRGYRQSYRGGPRRGYRAERGDRDNYHGDRERRYNDGLQYNRRPQNIDSHQYNDRPQYDSFTSREPEQDFRYASTREREFQHETYVPPDADHREHTEQGSGFAGATGSTRVTGAPGDKDEYVPDDGRSDFHGDNDKETQELPPHLQH from the coding sequence ATGTCTAGTTTAGGAGAATTTGATACCACAAGCTTCAAAAATTCGACCTTTAGGTTAGATAGGCCCTCGGCATATTTGGTCAACAAAGCTCGCAGAGATGAAGCTAATGGATATTCtaacttgaagaagtcgatGGAGTCAGCAACAGTATACATAGGGAAATTGTCGTTTACTACAACGGAAGAGCAATTGTTTGAATTATTCAGTGACTGTGGTACAATCAAGCAGATAATAATGGGATTGGATAAGAATAAATTGACACCTACAggtttctgcttcatcatATTCCAGAAAGCAAATAGCGCACTCAATGCAGTGAAATTTTTGAACAAGTCCAAGATTAATGGTAAGCCGATGGATATTGATCTTGATCCTGGTTTTGAGGAGGGTCGTCAATTTGGAAGGGGTCTTGATGGAGGTCAGAAACAGCAcgttcttcaaagaagacgGCTCAAGAGAAGATACAGAGAGAGATACGATGACCGGGGCAGTCGTGGTGATCGAGGTGATAGGGATAACCGTGGTAACTGGGGCAGCCGAGGTAACCGTGGTGATTTCGGAGATAGAGGCGATCGAGGAGGGGACCGTAATCGTGGATACAGACAGAGTTACAGAGGTGGGCCTAGACGTGGATATCGTGCTGAGAGAGGTGATAGAGATAACTACCACGGAGATCGTGAGCGCAGATATAATGACGGTCTGCAGTATAATCGCAGGCCGCAGAATATCGATAGTCATCAGTACAACGACAGACCTCAATATGATAGTTTTACGTCTCGCGAGCCTGAGCAGGATTTCAGATATGCATCAACACGGGAGAGAGAGTTTCAGCACGAAACATATGTACCGCCAGATGCTGATCATAGAGAGCATACTGAGCAGGGAAGTGGTTTCGCTGGTGCTACTGGTTCTACTAGGGTTACTGGTGCTCCTGGTGATAAGGATGAATATGTTCCGGACGACGGTCGTTCCGACTTTCACGGAGATAATGATAAAGAAACCCAGGAGCTTCCACCCCACCTTCAACACTAA
- a CDS encoding uncharacterized protein (EggNog:ENOG41) — MSTEVLPYTDPLLELLKDPNLNKEKEKTQELVEYIEEIKDSSLKSWCIESFEILRDLEKIEVKLNNWEFQTLDFNISVDSIMMNEKDVKRRKFNLELAKRVSKHCLDLHNLLGDLSVEIDELSSFSKRLSPIQKISDPGTILTELNLRVIRLQNILTDQISIHYSRARLVNMGISLEDLVHNSSKEEEFPSESSGINNATVKNYKQFVNNLLQQLNKCVSTNDTIGAMECIAIVNDVEKMFLTMKAQRQEETQRKIEDRERKQRQKETDQYELQRELTPPSSTGEEEEKLKNESHRMEPVLEESPATEGEASIDSDTDLNKEDSAEISFNVDERRKRRLNNDKMSVNLEDSVLHKTTLAEKLPFLMSAFDEAKAAELGLKEVVSHQYDDTKTVNKKSIPLVNKKAAHKSYLEEKEEENREEEGDYLDEESLEDSNEPTMNIPSYLPPLGKPSILNAFFQPKIMDPIYISTSQQTEVEQKAAQAKHSRYMRRLTGSAVKEKLLKYQQNEQLRDLSLSTDKLTSIEVGRGRVKETVKEIEQQLPTGALPPSPVRASDSQGNTIGVTTSGSEGDADVAEESVPTEIKPIRRALFIESLRPQTLRWGLGNQNQGEKLSDNNINIEDTVD; from the coding sequence ATGTCCACAGAAGTGTTACCATATACCGATCCGTTACTGGAGTTGTTAAAAGACCCCAATCTaaacaaagagaaagagaaaacacAAGAGTTGGTTGAAtacattgaagaaataaaagaCTCGAGCTTAAAATCATGGTGTATAGAATCTTTCGAGATTCTTCGAGacttggagaagattgagGTTAAACTCAACAATTGGGAGTTTCAGACGTTGGATTTCAATATATCGGTGGATTCTATCATGATGAACGAAAAGGACgtcaaaagaagaaagtttaATTTAGAGCTGGCTAAGCGTGTATCAAAGCATTGCTTGGATTTGCATAATCTTTTGGGAGATTTGAGTGTGGAGATAGATGAGTTGagttctttttctaagAGATTGTCACCTATACAGAAGATTAGTGACCCAGGTACCATTCTCACAGAGCTCAACTTGAGGGTGATTCGACTACAGAACATTCTTACTGATCAAATCTCCATCCATTATTCAAGGGCAAGATTAGTCAATATGGGAATCAGTTTGGAAGATCTTGTACACAACAGcagtaaagaagaagagttccCTTCCGAAAGCAGTGGTATCAATAATGCGACCGTCAAAAATTACAAACAGTTTGTTAATAATCTACTTCAGCAGTTGAACAAATGTGTCAGTACTAATGATACCATTGGGGCAATGGAATGTATTGCAATTGTTAATGATGTGGAAAAGATGTTCTTGACCATGAAAGCTCAACGACAAGAGGAAACACAgagaaagattgaagacagagaaagGAAGCAGCGgcagaaagaaacagaCCAGTACGAGTTACAACGTGAGTTGactccaccttcttctaCAGGcgaagaggaagagaagttAAAGAATGAATCGCATAGAATGGAACCGGTTCTAGAGGAAAGTCCCGCTACGGAAGGGGAAGCATCTATAGACTCTGATACAGATTTAAACAAGGAAGACAGTGCGGAGATATCATTTAATGTGGATGAAAGACGAAAGAGGCGCCTGAACAACGACAAAATGTCGGTGAATCTAGAAGATTCTGTGTTACATAAGACTACACTTGCTGAAAAGCTTCCGTTCTTGATGTCAGCATTTGACGAAGCGAAAGCTGCTGAATTGGGATTGAAAGAAGTAGTGTCACATCAGTATGATGATACCAAAACTGTGAACAAAAAGAGTATCCCCTTGGTGAATAAGAAGGCAGCACATAAGTCATACttagaagagaaggaagaggagaacAGAGAGGAAGAAGGTGACTATCTTGATGAGGAAAGCTTGGAAGATTCCAATGAACCTACAATGAACATTCCATCATACTTACCACCATTGGGTAAGCCTTCTATATTGAACGCTTTCTTTCAGCCTAAAATTATGGATCCTATCTACATTTCAACATCTCAGCAAACGGAGGTTGAACAGAAGGCCGCTCAGGCTAAGCATTCACGATATATGAGAAGATTGACAGGATCGGCTGTGAAAGAAAAGCTTTTGAAATATCAACAGAATGAACAGCTTCGGGATCTTAGTCTTTCCACGGATAAATTGACGTCCATCGAAGTTGGCAGAGGCAGAGTGAAAGAAACTgtgaaggagattgagCAACAGTTACCTACAGGAGCTCTCCCGCCATCTCCAGTGAGGGCATCCGATTCACAGGGTAATACGATAGGCGTTACTACTTCGGGATCAGAGGGAGATGCGGACGTCGCTGAAGAATCTGTACCGACAGAAATAAAACCTATCAGAAGGGCATTGTTCATAGAATCACTACGGCCACAAACTCTCCGGTGGGGCCTAGGTAATCAGAATCAAGGAGAGAAACTCAGCGACAACAATATCAATATAGAGGACACAGTGGATTGA
- the TPS1 gene encoding Trehalose-6-P synthase/phosphatase complex synthase subunit (BUSCO:EOG09341XN0~CAZy:GT20), with protein MSQELAKHHGNVIVASNRIPVTIKEDEDGNYGYSMSSGGLVTALQGMKRPFQWFGWPGMSVDDKDEAAVIEKDLKEKFNCFPVWLSDEVADLHYNGFSNSILWPLFHYHPGEMNFDDAAWAAYIQANKQFCNEIIKRVHDGDLVWVHDYHLMLVPTMLREQLKKKGLKNVQIGFFLHTPFPSSEIYRILPVRAEILRGVLGCDLIGFHTYDYARHFLSSVEKILKIRTNPQGVYYDHRQVTISADPIGIDVDKFLTGLKKDSVQARIQQLKQMFGPDTKLIVGVDRLDYIKGVPQKLHALDVFLEAHPEWVGKVVLIQIAVPSRGDVEEYQNLRANVNELVGRINGRYGTVEFVPIHFLHKSVNFEELIAVYAASDLCLVSSTRDGMNLVSFEYIACQEKGKGSLVLSEFAGAAQYLNGAIIVNPWNTEELAEAIYEGLTISEEKKASNFRKMFKYIRKYTASYWGETFVKELSRV; from the coding sequence ATGTCACAAGAGTTAGCAAAACATCATGGCAATGTCATCGTGGCATCGAATAGAATTCCGGTCACCATTAAGGAGGACGAAGATGGCAATTATGGATACTCCATGTCATCCGGAGGTCTAGTTACAGCATTACAAGGTATGAAAAGGCCGTTTCAATGGTTTGGCTGGCCGGGCATGTCCGTAGATGATAAAGATGAGGCCGCCGTTATTGAGAAggatttgaaagagaaatttaACTGCTTCCCGGTGTGGCTAAGTGATGAAGTTGCAGACCTTCACTATAACGGATTCTCCAACTCTATCCTCTGGCCATTGTTCCATTATCACCCTGGTGAAATGAACTTTGACGATGCTGCTTGGGCGGCGTATATTCAGGCCAACAAGCAGTTTTGCAATGAAATTATAAAGAGAGTTCACGATGGTGATCTTGTCTGGGTACATGATTACCACCTTATGCTAGTTCCTACCATGTTGCGAGAGCaactgaaaaagaagggaTTGAAAAATGTTCAGATCGGATTTTTCTTGCATACTCCTTTCCCCTCTAGTGAGATATATAGGATTCTTCCAGTGAGAGCCGAAATCTTGAGGGGTGTTCTGGGATGTGATCTCATAGGATTCCACACTTATGATTACGCTCGCCACTTTCTCAGTTCAGTCGAGAAGATACTCAAAATCCGCACGAACCCTCAGGGTGTTTATTACGATCATAGACAAGTAACTATTAGTGCCGATCCCATTGGAATTGACGTCGACAAGTTTCTCACTGGTCTGAAGAAAGATTCTGTTCAGGCTAGAATACAGCAATTGAAGCAAATGTTTGGACCTGACACTAAGTTGATTGTAGGTGTTGATCGATTAGATTATATCAAGGGTGTTCCTCAGAAGTTGCACGCTTTAGACGTATTTCTCGAAGCCCACCCTGAATGGGTAGGAAAAGTGGTACTTATTCAAATTGCTGTTCCATCAAGAGGTGATGTTGAGGAATATCAGAATTTGCGCGCCAATGTCAACGAATTGGTGGGCCGGATCAATGGTCGCTATGGCACTGTAGAGTTTGTGCCTATTCATTTTCTACATAAGTCTGTCAACTTTGAAGAGCTTATTGCCGTATATGCGGCCAGTGACCTCTGTTTGGTTTCCTCAACGAGAGATGGTATGAATTTGGTTAGTTTTGAGTACATTGCCTGCCAGGAGAAAGGAAAGGGTTCGTTAGTATTAAGTGAGTTTGCCGGTGCCGCTCAATATCTTAATGGAGCCATCATAGTGAATCCGTGGAATACAGAAGAACTCGCTGAAGCCATATACGAAGGTTTAACTATAAgtgaggaaaagaaggccaGTAACTTCCGCAAGATGTTCAAGTATATCCGTAAGTACACTGCTAGTTATTGGGGGGAGACTTTTGTGAAGGAGTTATCTAGGGTTTAA